Below is a window of Yimella sp. cx-51 DNA.
CTCAGCGACGCCGGTGAATCCACCCAGATCACCCGTCGCCCGCTGATCAAGATGACCATGGGTGGCGCGCTCGGCCTGTTCGCCCTGCCCCTCGGTCTGCAACTCCTCGGCTCGATGGGCCCGCTGCCGCGCAACGACCTTGAGGTCACCCTGTGGGGTAAGCAGCTCAACGGTAAGAAGCGCCGGCTGATGCGCGACCCCGACGGCACGGCCATCCGGCTGTCCGATGTCACTCTCGGCTCGGTCTTCCACGTGCTGCCCGAAGGTGTCAACGACACCGAGCACCCGATGAACGAGAAGGCCAAGGCCTCGGTGATCCTGATCAGCCTCGATGAGGAGAAGATCCGGTCGCAGAAGCAGAAGGACTGGGGCCTGGGCGGCGTCGTCGCCTACTCCAAGATCTGCACCCACGTCGGATGCCCGGTGGGCCTCTACGAGCAGCAGACCCACCACCTGCTCTGCCCGTGCCACCAGTCCACCTTCGACCTCACGCAGGACTGCAAGGTCATCTTCGGTCCCGCCAAGCGTCCGCTGCCGCAGTTGAGGATCTCGGTTGACGACGAGGGCTACCTCGTTGCCGACGGTGACTTCGACGAAGCGGTCGGCCCGAGCTTCTGGGAGCTTGCATGAGTACCGCCTCAACCCGCCCCGCCGACGCATTGCGCGCGGACGACCGCACCGACGCCCCCAAGAAGGGCGGCGGCCCGGCTGGCGCCATCGGCAACTGGGTCGATGAGCGCACCGGAGCTGCTGGTGCGGCGAAGTTCCTCATGAAGAAG
It encodes the following:
- a CDS encoding ubiquinol-cytochrome c reductase iron-sulfur subunit, whose product is MSDLTPDKEASVTHDVQPGATGTDVVSHDHGNLPDSFDNPGLPPHIHRHGDTDEKAAKRSETQVAAMFGLSMLFTVLFIVAYFAIDKDAVITLPLTGPVMAVHTALGVTLGFSVLFIGLGAVHWAKTLMSDEEIIEERHPLRSDDETRGAVTKILSDAGESTQITRRPLIKMTMGGALGLFALPLGLQLLGSMGPLPRNDLEVTLWGKQLNGKKRRLMRDPDGTAIRLSDVTLGSVFHVLPEGVNDTEHPMNEKAKASVILISLDEEKIRSQKQKDWGLGGVVAYSKICTHVGCPVGLYEQQTHHLLCPCHQSTFDLTQDCKVIFGPAKRPLPQLRISVDDEGYLVADGDFDEAVGPSFWELA